The genomic DNA GCCTTGGCCGGACTTTCCGGGCGATGCTGCCCGGTCGCTGGCTGCCACTGCACTCCTCCGGTCACAGGTTTGCGGTGCCCTTATGTCCCTCATACCGTTCGTACGGACGGGCGAGACCAGGGCAAAGTCTACCGGCGTGCGTCGGCCTCCTGTGGGGGCTCTGTACGAGACCGGCGCGGGAGCACTCTCAGCGCGTCGCCCATGTTGGCGACTTCCGTGACCTTCATACCGGGTGGGACCTTCCCCGGGTCGGTCGGGACCAGCGCGTGGGTGAAGCCCAGCCGGTGTGCTTCGGCCAGTCTGCGCTGCACCCCCGTAACCCTTCTGACCTCGCCCGCAAGGCCCACCTCGCCGATCGCCACCAGGTTCTTGGGCAGTGGTGTGTCGCTCGCCGCACTGGCCAGCGCGAGTGCGATCGCAAGGTCCGCGGCGGGTTCGGAAAGCTTCACGCCGCCGACCGTGGCGCTGTAGATGTCCCGTTTGCCGAGCGCGCTGATCCGGCCGCGCTGCTCCAGAACCGCCAGCATCATCGAGACCCGGGAGGTCTCCAGGCCGGAGGTGGTGCGCCGCGGTGAGGGGATCTGCGAATCGACCGTCAGCGCCTGCACTTCGGCGACGAGCGGGCGCCGCCCCTCCAGCGTGACCGTCAGACAGGTGCCCGGCACGGGTTCGTCGCGCCGGGTGAGGAAGAGGCCGGAGGGGTCGGCGAGGCCCGTGATGCCCTCGTCGTGCAGTTCGAAACAGCCGACCTCGTCGGTCGCCCCGTACCGGTTCTTCACGCCCCGGACCAGCCGGAGGCGCGCATGCCGGTCGCCCTCGAAGGACAGCACCACATCGACGAGGTGCTCCAGCAGTCGCGGCCCCGCGATCGCGCCGTCCTTGGTGACATGGCCGACCAGGAGCGTGGACATGCCACGCTCCTTGGAGGCGCGGATGAGTGCACCGGCCACCTCCCGGACCTGTGCCATCCCGCCGGGTGCGCCTTCGATCTCGGGCGAGGCGACGGTCTGCACGGAGTCGAGGATGAGCAGGGACGGCTTGACCGCGTCCAGATGGCCGAGGACCGCGGAGAGGTCGGTCTCGGCGGCGAGGAAGAGGTGGTCGTTGATCGCCCGGATCCGGTCGGCACGCAGCCGCACCTGGCTCGCGGACTCCTCCGCGGTGACATAGAGGGTGCGGTGCTCGTCGCTGGCGGCCTTGGCGGCCACATCCAGCAGGAGCGTCGACTTGCCGACGCCCGGCTCGCCCGCGAGCAGCACCACGGCGCCGGGGACCAGCCCGCCGCCGAGCACCCGGTCCAGCTCGTCCACCCCGGTCGGCCGGGCGGTTGCCTGCCGGCTGTCGACCTGGCCGATGGGGAGTGCGGCCGAGCTGACGCGGCCGGCCGCCGTCGTCCGCACGGCAGGGGCGCCGCCGAACTCCTCGACCGTTCCCCACGCCTGGCATTCGGGGCATCGGCCGAGCCACTTGGCGGTCGTCCAGCCGCACTCGGTGCAGCGGTAGGACGGCCGGTCCTTCGCGGATTTTGTACGGGCAGCCATGGCGCCACCGTATAGGTGAGGACCGACAACGCCGCCCGGCGCGGTACGCGGGAGCTCGCGGTGGGATCCGTGGGGGGTGGGGAGGGGAAGCGCGAGGGGCGCGGGGAGAGGGGCGATCGGGGTCAGGAAGCCCGACGGAATTGACGATTCCTGTCCCCTTTCAAGGGATACGTTCACCCGTAAGGGTTAAATGTGCGAAAGGGGTGCCAAGGCCACGCTCTGCCTTGCTTACGGTCGCAAGGTGACGAGCAGCAGGCTCCAGACCTCCAGGCACAGCACCGGCGCACACCGGGCGCAGCGCCGTGCGCCCCAGGCGTCGCCGCAGCGAGCGCCCGCCCGGTCCGAGGCGTATCTCGACGGCCTGTTCACCTACTGCCTCTCCGTGCTCTGCGATCACGACGGAGCCATCGAGGCACTGGGCGCCGTTCTCGCCGTCGCGGAGCGTCAGGACGGGCGGTGCCCCAGGGGGGAGGAGGAACGTAAAACCTGGCTGTACGCGCTGGCCAGGTGGACGTGCCTGCGCAAGCTCGCGGAGCAGAAGAACCAGAAGCAGAACCGGGGCCGGCAGGCGCACCGCCAGCAGGCCGCCGGGCAGCCGGGGGGTACGGCCGCGGCCGCCCGGGCAGGGGGCTCACAAACCCGTGTGCACCCGGACGCCACCGCCCTCGCCGCAGATGCCACGGACGCCTCGGAGACCGCCGCGGCAGCCGAGGCGCACCGCCGTGAACTCGCACAGCTCGCCTGGCCCGAGGCCGCCGGCACCACACCCGAACAACGCGAAGCGCTCGAACTGGCCGTACGCCACCGCCTCGCCCCGCGCGCCGTGGCCTCCGTCCTCGGCCTCGACCCGGCGACCGCCCGTGAGCTCCTGGCCGCCGCGGCCTGCGAAGTGGAACGCACCCGGGCCGCCCTCGCCGTCGTCGAGACCGGCAACTGTCCCACCGTCGCGCGGCTCTTCGGCGACCACCGCGTGCTGCTCTCCGCCGCCCTGCGCAGCGAGCTCGTCCGCCACGTCGACGACTGCCCCCGCTGTCGCCGCGCCGCCGAGCGGGCGGGCGCGGAAGGCCCCTGGCCGGGCGCGTCCGTCAGCCCGGGTGCCGCACTTCCGGTCGTCGAGGCCCCGCGGCCCTCCGCGTACGTGGCGATGGTCCATGCCCAGAGGAATCGGTCCGCCACTCCGCGCTTCGACCGGACGGGCTTCCCGATGGACCCGAAGGACCACGCCGCGCGCCGGGACCGGCTGCGGGCGAGAGTCGTGACGACGACGTTGGTGGCGACGGTCGTCGCCGCCCCCGTGATCGCGCTGTGGTCCGCGTACCGGGGCGCGCCGCTGACCGGCGAGGGGCACGACGGCTCCTCGGTCACCGCGACCGAGGAGGACGGCGGGAGCGAGTTCGACGGCGACCCGTACGACCGCTACCAGAATGCGGGCAACGCCAGCCCCGACCCCGGCTCCCGTTTCAAGGACGGCAGCCGTACGCCGGATGTCTCCGCGGAGGTCATCAGCTCCGGGACGGGGCAGCACGGCCCCGGCCGACTCGCCGTCACGGCCCACTCGTCCGGCGCCACCACGCTGATCACACTGACCGCTTCGGGCGGGGCCCCCGTGGCCTGGTCGGCACGGGCGGATGCGTCCTGGCTCCGCCTCAGCAGGCAATCCGGAACCCTCGCCGCGGGGGAGAGCGTCACGATCCACGCCTACGTGGACCATGCGCGGGAACCGGCCGGGGCCTGGAGCGCGAGCATCCGTCTCGCCCCGTCGGGCTCGACCGTGCTGGTCCGCGGGCACAGAGCGGTGCCGGCCCCGTCCGGCGGCCCGACCGGCCCGACCAACCCGTCCCACCCGAGCCATCCGTCCGTCCCGCCGTCGACCTCTCCCCACCCGACCCATCCGACGGAGCCCACACCGTCACCGACGAACCCGGAACCGTCACCGGACCCGTCCACCCCCTCCGACCCGTCCCCCGACCCCTCCGACCCGGGGACCGGCCCGAGCGACCCGGCGCCGACGGGCTGACAAACACTTCAGCCCGTCGCCCCGGCCTTCGTCAGGACCCCGCAGGTCCCGCCGGGTGCACCGGAGGATCCGCAGGATGCGGCGCCATGGGCAGCAGCGAGGACAGCCGCTCCTCGCACAGCTCGACCAGCCGCTCGTACCCCTCCTTGCCCATGAGCTCGGTGAGCTCGGGCCGGTAGGACACATAGACCGGCTCCCCGGCCCCGTGCGCCGACGTCGCCGACGTGCACCACCAGTGCAGATCGTGACCGCCCGGGCCCCAGCCCCGGCGGTCGTACTCGCCGATCGAGACCTGGAGCACGCGCGTGTCGTCCGGCCGGTCGATCCAGTCGTACGTACGCCGGATCGGCAGCTGCCAGCACACGTCCGGCTTGGTCTCCAGGGGCTCCTTGCCCTCCCGGAGCGCCAGGATGTGCAGCGAACAGCCGGCTCCTGCCGCGAACCCGGGCCGGTTCTGGAAGATGCAGGACCCCTTCCAGCGGCGCGTCTGGCGTTCCCCGTCGTCGTCGACCTCGACCCAGCCCGTCTCCGTACCGACGTCATGGAACTGCCACAGCTCCGGGGTCAGCCGGGAGACATGCTCCGCCACCCGCTTCTCGTCGTCCTCGTCCGAGAAGTGCGCGCCCAGCGTGCAGCACCCGTCGTCCGCACGGCCCGCCTGGATGCCCTGACAGCCACTGCCGAAGATGCAGGTCCACCTGGAGGTCAGCCAGGTCAGGTCGCAGCGGAAGATCTGTTCGTCGTCCGCGGGGTCGGGGAACTCGACCCAGGCACGTGCGAAGTCGATCCCCTTCTCGTCTTCGGACCGGTCCGGCTCGTTCTCTTGCGGCTGCTGCATCTCCTGCTTCATTTTCTGCTTCTTAGTGACTTTGTCCGGCTTCGCCTTTTTCGTCTTTGGCACGGGCCAAGGGTAAGTCCGCGGGAGCAGTAGCGTGCCGGGTATGAGACTCGGAGTCCTCGACGTGGGGTCGAACACGGTTCATCTGCTGGTGGTGGACGCGCACCCCGGCGCCCGCCCGCTGCCCGCGCACTCGCACAAGGCGGAGTTGCGTCTGGCCGAACTGCTGGACGCGGACGGGGCGATCGGACCCGCCGGCGTGGACCGGCTTGTCACGACGGTCGCCGATGCGCTGCAGGCGGCCGAGGACAAGGGATGTGAGGACGTGCTGCCGTTCGCCACGTCCGCGGTGCGGGAAGCGAGCAACGCCGACCAGGTGCTGGCCCGGGTACGGGAAGAGACCGGCGTCGACCTGGCTGTCCTCACCGGTGAGGAGGAGGCGCGGCTCACCTTCCTCGCCGCCCGCCGCTGGTTCGGCTGGTCGGCCGGGAAGCTGCTGGTCCTGGACATCGGTGGCGGCTCGCTGGAGATCGGTTTCGGCATCGACGAGGAGCCGGACACCGCGGTGTCGCTGCCGCTGGGGGCCGGACGCCTCACCTCCGGCTGGCTGCCGGGCGATCCGCCGGACCCGGCGGAGGTGAAGGCGCTGCGCCGCCATGTGCGGGCACAGATCGCCCGTACGGTCGGCGAATTCAGCCGCTCCGGCCGTCCTGACCACGTCGTGGCGACCTCCAAGACGTTCAGGCAGCTCGCCAGGATCGCGGGCGCCGCGCGCTCCGCGGAGGGCCTGTACGTACAGCGGACCCTGACCCGCAAGGCGCTGGAGGAGTGGGTGCCGAAGCTGGCGGGGATGACCGCCGACCAGCGCGGGCGTCTGCCCGGGGTCTCCGAGGGGCGGGCCGCGCAGCTGCTGGCCGGGGCGCTGGTGGCCGAGGGGGCGATGGACCTCTTCGGGGTCGAGGAGTTGGAGATCTGCCCGTGGGCGCTGCGCGAGGGAGTCATCCTGCGCCGCCTGGACCACCTCCCGACCGCGTCCGCGGCCATGAACTGAACCACGCCCACCCACCTCACCCGGCCACCGTCCGGCGGACCGGGACGGCGCGAAGGAGCCACAGGAAGCCGCCCCGGAAGCCGACAGGAGCCGCGGAATCCGTCCGCGGCCGACCGGAGACAGGTCGGCGCCGACCGAAACCGTCCGGCGCCGACCGAAAGCCGCCCGCAACCGACCGGAGGCCCGGCCGAGGGCCGATCGGAAGCACGCGGAGCCGGCCATGGCCCTGCTCACTTTCCGCCTCGGCCCCTCGGTGGCGCGTGCAGCAGCCCCGTACCCTGTCTCCGTGGCAGAACCAGTGGTGCGCATCCCGGATGCGAAGGTCGCCCTGTCGACGGCTTCCGTCTATCCGGAGTCGACGGCGACGGCCTTCGAGATCGCCGCGCGTCTGGGCTACGACGGTGTCGAGATCATGGTCTGGACCGACCCCGTCAGCCAGGACATCGAGGCGCTGCGACGGCTCTCGGACTATCACCAGGTGCCGATCCTCGCCGTTCACGCCCCCTGCCTGCTGATCACGCAGCGGGTCTGGTCCACCGATCCATGGGTGAAGCTCCAGCGGGCCCGGGCGGCTGCGGAGAGGCTCGGGGCGTCGACGGTCGTCGTCCATCCGCCGTTCCGCTGGCAGCGGCAGTACGCGCGCGATTTCGTCACCGGTATCTGGCGCATGGCGGACGAGACGGACGTGCGGTTCGCCGTCGAGAACATGTACCCGTGGCGGTACCGGGATCGCGAGATGCTCGCGTACGCCCCCGACTGGGACGTCACCAACGACGACTACCGTCACTTCACCGTCGACCTCTCGCACACCGCGACCGCCCGTACCGACGGCATGGCCATGGTCGAGCGGATGGGCGACCGGCTCGCCCACGTCCACCTGGCCGACGGCAAGGGCTCCAACAAGGACGAGCACCTGGTGCCCGGCCGCGGCGACCAGCCCTGTGCCGAACTTCTGGAACGGCTGGCCCGTACCGGCTTCGACGGCCATGTGGTCATCGAGGTCAACACCCGCCGGGCCATGTCCGCCGCCGAACGTGAGGCCGACCTCGCGGAGGCGCTGGCCTTCACCCGGCTCCACCTGGCGTCCGCGACGGCGCAGGCGCCGCGCCCATGACCACCGACGGGGGCAGCGGCCCGCACGGCCCCGCCGAACCTCCCAAACGCCGCGGCCGCCCCGCTCGTACGGCTGGAACCACCGGGCCCGGCGCCCGCGAACGCATCCTGGAGGCGGCCCGTACCGAGTTCGCCGAACGCGGCTACGACAAGACGTCGATCAGGGGCATCGCCAAGAAGGCAGCAGTCGACGCCGCGCTCGTGCACCACTACTTCGGTACGAAGGACGAGGTCTTCGCGGCGGCGATCGAGGTCTCCTTCGAACCCGCACTGGTGATCCCGGCCGTCCTCACGGGCGGCACGGACGGCCTGGGGGAGCGGCTGGCCCGCTACTTCATCGGCGTATGGGAGAACCCCGCGACCAGAGCCCCCTTGCTGGCGATCATGCGGTCCGCGCTGACACACGAGGCGGCGGCCAAGGTGCTGCGCGGCTTCGTGCTGCGGCGGCTGCTGGAACGGGTCGCGGAGGCACTGGACGTACCCGACCCGACGTTCCGCGCGGAGCTGGCCGCCTCGCACATGATCGGGATCGCGATGCTGCGGTACGTGATCAAGGCGGAGCCGCTGGCCTCGGCGGATCCGGAGAAGATCGTCGCGATGGTCGCACCGACGCTGCAGCGCTATCTGGCGCAGGCCTGAACGATCTTCCGGGCATCACCGCCCAGCGCGTCCGGCGTCGAGGTGCCGGTGACAGGGCGTCCCGCTCGCACAGCGAGCACGCCATCCCGCATTCCGGACAGCGTGTCCAGATCTTGGAGCCGAGGCGTACCCTCGAAGGAGTCATATCTGTCGAAGGAGCGAGCGACGATGCCCCAGCTGAGGTCCCGCACTGTCACCCACGGCCGCAACATGGCGGGCGCCCGCGCCCTTATGCGGGCCTCGGGCGTAGCGAGTGAGGACATCGGCAAGCCGATCATCGCGGTCGCCAACTCCTTCACCGAATTCGTCCCCGGCCACACCCATCTCGCACCGGTGGGCAGGATCGTCTCCGACGCCATCAAGGCCGCGGGCGCGGTGCCGCGCGAGTTCAACACCATCGCCGTCGACGACGGAATCGCGATGGGCCACGCGGGGATGCTCTACTCGCTCCCCTCGCGCGACCTGATCGCGGACTCCGTCGAGTACATGGTCGAGGCGCACTGCGCGGACGCGCTGATCTGCATCTCCAACTGCGACAAGATCACGCCCGGCATGCTGATGGCGGCGATGCGTCTGAACATCCCGACGGTCTTCGTCTCCGGCGGCCCGATGGAGGCCGGCCGGGCCACCCTCGTCGACGGGACGGTCCGCAAGCTCGATCTGATCAACGCGATCAGCGACGCGGTCAACGAGAACGTCTCGGACGAGGACATCCTCCGTATCGAGGAGAACGCCTGTCCCACCTGTGGCAGTTGTTCCGGCATGTTCACCGCCAACTCGATGAACTGTCTGACCGAGGTCCTCGGCCTCTCCCTCCCCGGCAACGGCTCCGTCCTCGCCACGCACACCGCCCGTAAGGCGCTGTACGAGGAGGCCGGCCGCACCGTCGTCGAGATCACCAAGCGCTACTACGAGCAGGACGACGCGACGGTCCTGCCGCGCTCCATCGGTACCCGCGCCGCTTTCGACAACGCCATGGCGCTGGACATCGCCATGGGCGGCTCCACCAACACGATCCTGCACCTGCTCGCCGCCGCCCAGGAGGCCGAGCTGTCC from Streptomyces sp. NBC_01707 includes the following:
- the radA gene encoding DNA repair protein RadA; protein product: MAARTKSAKDRPSYRCTECGWTTAKWLGRCPECQAWGTVEEFGGAPAVRTTAAGRVSSAALPIGQVDSRQATARPTGVDELDRVLGGGLVPGAVVLLAGEPGVGKSTLLLDVAAKAASDEHRTLYVTAEESASQVRLRADRIRAINDHLFLAAETDLSAVLGHLDAVKPSLLILDSVQTVASPEIEGAPGGMAQVREVAGALIRASKERGMSTLLVGHVTKDGAIAGPRLLEHLVDVVLSFEGDRHARLRLVRGVKNRYGATDEVGCFELHDEGITGLADPSGLFLTRRDEPVPGTCLTVTLEGRRPLVAEVQALTVDSQIPSPRRTTSGLETSRVSMMLAVLEQRGRISALGKRDIYSATVGGVKLSEPAADLAIALALASAASDTPLPKNLVAIGEVGLAGEVRRVTGVQRRLAEAHRLGFTHALVPTDPGKVPPGMKVTEVANMGDALRVLPRRSRTEPPQEADARR
- a CDS encoding Ppx/GppA phosphatase family protein, translating into MRLGVLDVGSNTVHLLVVDAHPGARPLPAHSHKAELRLAELLDADGAIGPAGVDRLVTTVADALQAAEDKGCEDVLPFATSAVREASNADQVLARVREETGVDLAVLTGEEEARLTFLAARRWFGWSAGKLLVLDIGGGSLEIGFGIDEEPDTAVSLPLGAGRLTSGWLPGDPPDPAEVKALRRHVRAQIARTVGEFSRSGRPDHVVATSKTFRQLARIAGAARSAEGLYVQRTLTRKALEEWVPKLAGMTADQRGRLPGVSEGRAAQLLAGALVAEGAMDLFGVEELEICPWALREGVILRRLDHLPTASAAMN
- a CDS encoding sugar phosphate isomerase/epimerase, with amino-acid sequence MAEPVVRIPDAKVALSTASVYPESTATAFEIAARLGYDGVEIMVWTDPVSQDIEALRRLSDYHQVPILAVHAPCLLITQRVWSTDPWVKLQRARAAAERLGASTVVVHPPFRWQRQYARDFVTGIWRMADETDVRFAVENMYPWRYRDREMLAYAPDWDVTNDDYRHFTVDLSHTATARTDGMAMVERMGDRLAHVHLADGKGSNKDEHLVPGRGDQPCAELLERLARTGFDGHVVIEVNTRRAMSAAEREADLAEALAFTRLHLASATAQAPRP
- a CDS encoding TetR family transcriptional regulator, with protein sequence MTTDGGSGPHGPAEPPKRRGRPARTAGTTGPGARERILEAARTEFAERGYDKTSIRGIAKKAAVDAALVHHYFGTKDEVFAAAIEVSFEPALVIPAVLTGGTDGLGERLARYFIGVWENPATRAPLLAIMRSALTHEAAAKVLRGFVLRRLLERVAEALDVPDPTFRAELAASHMIGIAMLRYVIKAEPLASADPEKIVAMVAPTLQRYLAQA